In the Kaistella sp. 97-N-M2 genome, one interval contains:
- a CDS encoding glycosyltransferase family 1 protein: protein MKIAFDGKRFFHNSSGLGNYSRDLIRILATYFLENEYVIFNENQSEKGNDILNLPNVSFVETSKGSWSRQLKMGKDAQQINADIFHGLSGELPLKWTKKPIKKVVTIHDLIFLRFPQYYSFFDRKIHFWKFKKAAEQADLIIAISEQTKRDIIQFLKVPEEKIRVVYQGCHQAFKENQSEVFLNLVKEKYNLPERFILNVGTIEARKNLLNIVKAINGTEIPLVVIGRKRTYFKKVQKYLKKNKLESQVHFLENVSTEELAAIYKLADVFVYPSFFEGFGIPVIEALYSKTAVITSNLSCLPEAGGPDSVYIDPHNFEDIKAKILFLWNNEAERNRRAEKSFEFVQKFTDKNISEILYTVYQELK from the coding sequence ATGAAAATTGCTTTCGACGGAAAACGTTTCTTCCACAACAGTTCCGGTTTGGGCAATTATTCCCGGGATTTGATCCGTATTCTAGCGACTTATTTTCTGGAAAATGAATACGTTATTTTTAATGAAAACCAGTCAGAGAAAGGAAACGATATTCTAAATTTACCCAATGTTTCCTTTGTAGAAACTTCGAAAGGAAGTTGGTCCCGACAACTGAAAATGGGAAAGGATGCACAGCAGATTAATGCCGATATTTTCCATGGACTTTCTGGCGAGCTGCCTTTAAAATGGACTAAAAAACCCATTAAAAAAGTCGTTACCATTCATGATTTGATCTTTCTGAGATTTCCCCAATATTATTCATTTTTTGACCGCAAAATTCATTTCTGGAAATTCAAAAAAGCTGCAGAGCAAGCGGATTTGATCATCGCCATTTCTGAGCAAACGAAGCGCGATATCATTCAGTTTTTAAAAGTTCCCGAAGAGAAAATTAGAGTCGTCTACCAAGGTTGTCACCAGGCTTTTAAAGAAAATCAAAGCGAAGTATTTTTAAATTTGGTTAAAGAAAAATACAATCTACCGGAAAGGTTCATTCTTAATGTTGGAACGATTGAAGCGCGAAAAAATCTTTTGAATATCGTAAAAGCCATTAACGGAACGGAAATTCCATTGGTGGTCATTGGCCGAAAAAGGACCTATTTCAAAAAAGTCCAGAAATATCTGAAGAAAAATAAATTAGAAAGCCAGGTTCATTTCCTGGAAAATGTTTCCACGGAAGAGCTTGCAGCCATCTACAAACTCGCAGATGTTTTCGTATATCCCAGTTTTTTCGAAGGATTTGGAATTCCGGTGATTGAAGCACTTTATTCTAAAACGGCGGTTATCACAAGTAACTTAAGTTGTCTGCCAGAAGCCGGTGGACCGGATTCAGTTTATATCGATCCGCATAATTTCGAAGATATAAAAGCCAAGATTTTATTTCTCTGGAACAACGAAGCTGAAAGAAACCGTCGCGCTGAGAAAAGTTTTGAATTTGTGCAGAAATTCACTGATAAAAATATTTCGGAAATTTTGTATACTGTTTATCAGGAACTTAAGTAG
- a CDS encoding glycosyltransferase family 32 protein, giving the protein MAIPKQIFQTFKTKKLPLITRLHIWKMKRQNPEYEYFLYDDEEIKEFFAKEFPTEYLKAYNQLTIGAAKADFFRYAILYKKGGVYLDVDSGISQPLKNLIQADDVALLSVERHVHFYCQWALIFDKDHPFLKRTLELVLDNIQTHRFPHDVHATTGPTAFSKAINECLTENPNIPYRLFDGIEYRGYLQFKYKLGKFFLYNKKADHWKRKQMTQDIIKPFEE; this is encoded by the coding sequence ATGGCAATTCCGAAACAAATTTTTCAAACCTTTAAAACCAAAAAACTGCCTCTCATTACACGGTTGCATATTTGGAAGATGAAAAGGCAAAATCCCGAGTATGAATACTTTCTGTATGATGACGAGGAGATTAAAGAATTTTTTGCAAAGGAATTTCCGACCGAATATCTAAAAGCCTATAACCAGTTGACCATCGGGGCTGCGAAAGCAGATTTTTTCCGTTACGCCATTTTGTATAAAAAAGGCGGCGTTTATCTGGATGTCGATAGTGGAATTTCGCAACCATTAAAAAATTTAATCCAAGCTGATGACGTCGCATTACTAAGTGTGGAGCGGCATGTGCATTTTTACTGTCAGTGGGCGCTTATTTTCGATAAAGATCATCCTTTTCTGAAGAGGACTTTGGAGCTGGTTTTAGATAATATCCAAACCCACCGATTTCCACACGATGTTCACGCAACCACGGGTCCGACGGCTTTTTCAAAAGCTATCAATGAATGTCTAACTGAGAATCCCAATATTCCGTATCGATTATTCGACGGCATTGAATACCGCGGCTATCTGCAATTCAAGTATAAACTCGGCAAGTTTTTTCTTTATAATAAAAAAGCTGATCACTGGAAACGCAAGCAGATGACGCAGGATATTATAAAACCCTTCGAAGAATGA
- a CDS encoding 2,3,4,5-tetrahydropyridine-2,6-dicarboxylate N-succinyltransferase has product MLQKTIENIWDNRELLHTEESGKAIREVIRQLDLGELRVAEPTENGWKVNEWVKKAVVMYFPIQKMETIEVGPFEFHDKMPLKRGYAEKGVRVVPHAVAREGAFIASGVILMPSYVNIGAYVDSGTMVDTWATVGSCAQIGKNVHLSGGVGIGGVLEPLQAAPVIIEDDVFIGSRCIVVEGVHVEKEAVLGANVVLTASTKIIDVTGETPVEIKGRVPSRCVVIPGSYTKKFPAGEYQVPCALIIGQRKESTDKKTSLNDALRENNVSV; this is encoded by the coding sequence ATGCTACAAAAGACCATCGAAAATATCTGGGACAACCGTGAACTTTTACATACCGAGGAAAGCGGAAAAGCCATCCGCGAAGTGATCCGTCAACTCGATCTGGGCGAACTTCGCGTGGCAGAACCTACAGAAAACGGCTGGAAAGTTAATGAGTGGGTAAAAAAAGCGGTCGTTATGTATTTCCCAATCCAGAAAATGGAAACCATCGAAGTCGGCCCGTTCGAATTTCATGACAAAATGCCTTTAAAAAGAGGATATGCCGAAAAAGGCGTCCGCGTGGTTCCACATGCAGTCGCCAGAGAAGGCGCGTTTATCGCATCGGGCGTGATTTTAATGCCGTCGTACGTGAACATCGGTGCATACGTAGATTCGGGAACTATGGTCGATACCTGGGCAACGGTTGGAAGCTGTGCACAGATCGGCAAGAATGTTCACCTGAGTGGCGGTGTCGGAATTGGCGGCGTTCTCGAACCGCTGCAGGCCGCACCTGTAATTATTGAAGACGATGTGTTCATTGGCTCCAGATGTATCGTTGTAGAAGGTGTTCATGTAGAAAAAGAAGCAGTTCTCGGTGCAAATGTGGTCTTGACGGCCTCTACAAAAATAATCGATGTGACCGGCGAAACTCCTGTTGAAATTAAAGGTAGAGTTCCTTCACGTTGCGTTGTAATTCCTGGAAGTTATACGAAGAAATTTCCGGCCGGAGAATATCAGGTTCCGTGCGCTTTGATCATCGGACAAAGAAAAGAATCGACGGACAAAAAGACTTCTCTAAATGATGCGTTGCGGGAAAATAATGTTTCCGTTTAA
- a CDS encoding C40 family peptidase has product MKNVLFAFLTVLFLVSCGASNKVVKRSVPTKTVAKSPDLKTLESKYSGNPDAEIREILKDAEKYLGAPYKYAGNTSSGFDCSGFTVKVFDENNTKLPRRSEDQSNTGKGISIKEAQPGDLLFFATSGGSKVTHVGIVHDIGNTGEVKFIHASTSKGVIISSLNEKYWNKAYLFARRVL; this is encoded by the coding sequence ATGAAAAACGTTCTCTTTGCATTTCTCACCGTTCTTTTTTTGGTGTCTTGTGGCGCTTCCAACAAAGTGGTCAAAAGATCCGTCCCAACGAAGACCGTGGCGAAAAGTCCCGACTTAAAAACGCTTGAATCTAAATATTCCGGGAATCCTGATGCAGAGATCCGCGAAATTCTGAAAGATGCGGAAAAATATTTAGGAGCACCCTACAAATATGCGGGTAATACCTCCTCCGGTTTCGACTGTTCCGGTTTTACCGTAAAAGTTTTCGACGAAAACAATACGAAACTTCCACGCCGTTCGGAAGATCAGTCCAACACCGGAAAAGGAATTTCCATAAAAGAAGCGCAACCCGGTGATCTCCTCTTTTTTGCAACGTCCGGCGGCAGCAAAGTGACCCATGTGGGGATCGTTCACGACATCGGAAACACAGGCGAAGTTAAATTCATTCACGCTAGCACATCGAAAGGGGTCATTATTTCTTCGCTTAACGAAAAATACTGGAACAAAGCTTACCTCTTCGCACGCAGAGTTTTGTAA